The window GGCGGGACCGCCTCTCGAACACGGCGGAGCGAGCGAAGTCTCAGCTCGAATTTATCGCGCAGGACCGGATGGCGCTCGTGGGCGTTCTCGTCCTCGCGGCGTTCGTCTTCCTCGGGCTATTCGGGCCGATGCTCGCGCCCCACGACCCCATCGAACACGACATGCGGACCGACTCCGGCGAACTCATGCGCGTCGAGGCTCCGAACGGCGAGGCGCTGTTCGGAACGACGGCGTACGGCAAGGACGTGTTCAGTCAGTTCCTCGCAGGCGCACGACCGACGCTCATCGTCGGCCTCTTCGGCGGCCTCGGAACCGGACTCCTCGGCTTCCTCGTCGGCCTCGTCAGCGGCTACTTCGGCGGGTGGGTGGACGAGTTGCTGATGCGCATCACCGACCTGACGTTCTCGCTGCCGTTCATGCCGATGGCGCTGCTGTTGTTGACGTTCGTCACGCCGAGCATCTGGCTTATCACGGCTATCATCGCCGGGTTCCTCTGGAAGATGCCTGCTCGCGTCGTTCGTGCGGAGGTGCTGACGTTACGGGAGCGTACCTTCGTCAAATCCGCACGAGCGAGCGGTGCGAGTCACCCACGGACGATGTTCCTGCACGTCGCACCGAACGTCCTGCCCATCGGTTTCCTCTACACGGCGTACGGCGTCGCGTGGTCCATCGCCTCGGCGGCCAGTCTGGCGTTCCTCGGCTTCGGCGACCCGACGACGACCAGTTGGGGACGGATGCTCCGGCAAGTGTTCGAGTCCGGTAACATCCGCATCGCGTGGTGGTGGGTGTTCCCACCAGCACTCGGCATCGCAGCGGTCACCACGTCGGTGTTCCTCATCGGTAGAGCCTACGAAGAAGTGATCAACCCCGAAATCCAGACCGAACAATGACACTGCTCGAAGTAGACGACTTACACGTCACGTACAGCACCGGAGAGGATAACGTCCACGCAGTCAACGGCATCTCGTTCACCATCGAGGAAGGAGTCAACTACGGTCTCGCCGGTGAGAGCGGATCGGGTAAGTCCACGGCCGCAGAGGCCGTCCTCGGACTCCTGCCCGACAACGGCACCGTCGATAGTGGGTCGGTCACGTTCAAGGGCCAAGACCTGCTGTCGCTCTCCGAACGCGAACGCCGAGACGTTCTCTGGGAGGACATCGCGTACATCCCACAGAGCGCGATGGACTCGCTGGACCCCGTGATGTCCACGGGTGCCCAGATTCGGCAAGCCATCCAGAAGCATCGCAACGTCTCGAAGCAGAAGGCCCGCGACAGGGTCCAGGAGTTGTTCGACATGGTGGGTCTCGACCCCGAGCGAATCGACGACTACCCCCACGAGTTCTCCGGCGGAATGCGCCAGCGAGTCACGATTGCGATGGCGCTCGCACTCGACCCGGACCTCATCATCGCCGACGAGCCGACGACGGGGTTGGACGTCATCGTCCAAGACAAGATTATCGACAAGATAATCGAGATTCAGGACCGTATCGACAGTTCGCTGCTGCTCATCACGCACGAAGTCGGTGTCATCGCGGAGACCTGTGACGACCTGTCCATCCTCTACGGCGGCAAAGTGATGGAGCAGGGAAGCGTGGACAACGTGCTGGTCAATCCGACGAATCCCTACACTATCGGGTTGAAGAACTCGTTCCCGGAGATAGAGGACGTGGCGGACGACCCGGTTTCGATTCCGGGGTCACCGCCGAATCTGAGCGAAAAGCCGTCTGGCTGTGTGTTCCGGGACCGCTGTCCGTTCGCCGACGAGACGTGCGAGCAGTCACATCCAGACCCAGTAGACTTGCCGAATCGCAACCATAAGTCTGCGTGTCACTACGTCGATCAAGCCGCCCAGATGCGGCGGGAGGCGACGAAACCGAAGACGTGGGGAATCGAACCCGAGGAGTCCCGTACGGTCGCTGACCGAGGGGAGGTCATCCTCGAGACTGACGACCTCGAAAAGTGGTACCAGCAGAGCCAACCGCTGTTCGATCAGATTCGTGGCGAGGAGCCAAATCACGTGCGCGCCGTCGATGGCGTCTCGCTGTCGGTTCGGAAGTCGGAAGTGTTGGGCATCGCTGGCGAGAGCGGTTGTGGGAAATCGACACTCGGCGAGACGGTCGCACTGCTCGAAGAACCGACTGGTGGGTCGATTACGTTCGACGGTACCGACATCGAGGAGTATCAGGACGGGAATATGCAGGCGTTCAGAGAGAAGGCCCAGATTATCTTCCAAGACCCCTTCGATTCGTTGAACCCGCGCCAGCGGGTGCGCCGGTTGGTGGGTGAACCGCTGGTGATTCACGACCATGCCCCGGAGTCGCGCGACCAGAAGGTTCGTGAGACGCTCGAACGGGTTGGGCTGACGCCCGCCTCGAAGTTCCTCGATCAGTATCCCCACGAGTTGTCGGGCGGGCAACGCCAACGCGTCGCTATCGCTCGGGCACTCGTCCTCGAACCGGACTTTCTGGTGTGTGACGAACCGGCGTCGATGCTGGACGTGTCGCTGAAGGTGAACCTCCTCAATCTGCTCCGTGGTCTCGCCGACGAGGAGGACATCGGCATCATCTACATCTCACACGACCTCGCGAGTCTGGCGCAGGTGTCGGACCGGCTCGCCATAATGTATCTGGGCCGCATCATCGAAGAAGGAGAGACCGAACGCATCGTGGAGTCGCCGAAGCATCCGTACACGGAATCGCTGTTGTCTGCGGCGCCGGAGAAAGACCCGTCTGTGGTACGCGAGCGAGTGTTGCTCGATGGGGAACCCCCGGACCCCGTCGATTTACCGTCCGGGTGTGCGTTCGCGCCGCGTTGTCCAAAAGCGAGCGAGGAGTGCCACGAGGCCGAACCGACGCTCGATGAAACGAGTGAACAGGGTCAGTCAGCCGCCTGTTACTTCCCGGTTGAGGGTGAACATATCGAGCGACATTCCGATTCGCCGGGTGACTCGACTCGCGCTCAGGAGTCAGACTGAGACGGCACGCTTCACTGTAGACCTCGCCCACGACCGCTTAACCAGTTTGAGTTGTGTGCGTGGTAAGATTATCCGTGACCCAGGTCCCTTTCAAACTGGGCTGGCAAAATATTCACATAAATATGTATGCCGTGGTGATAATTGGGACAACACTCACTGCTCTCTATCTTCTATGCGGCTGGCTTCATCACCAAGGCATACTATGGTGCGCAAGTCACGAAAGTCGCCAAGGCCACCAGCACGTTCGGGAACATCGAGGATTTCGTCACCTCCACTCGCGCTAGCCGACTGGCACTCAAAGTCAAAGAGCCATACGACCGTGGGAAAACTCGCGTCGCGGTAGGACTCGCACGCGGTGGGAATCACAATCGAATTTATATCATACGAAGAGCTATATAAATAGCATGGCGGGGAGATCTAGTAATCTATGTGTCTATACAAAGAAAGACTACAGTGACGTCGTGGACATTGCACTACAGGCCTTTGAAGCAGTAGGGTTTGAGACCGAGAGACGGAATGAAGAATTCGATGAAGAGATTCCCTCAATGAATATCCCATACGGAAATAAATCGTTTAATATTAGTATCACTCTCGGAGGAAATCTGAACCCACATGAACCAGTTCTCACGATGAGCTTCAAGGACTGGCTCAATCCGTCTAACTGGGAATACGACGAAAAATACGAACAATTCTTCGACGACTGTATCGGACTTGTTTGTAGACTTGCTACCGGATTTAGTGCAGATTACGTTCCCGTATGTACTCGCATCCAGCGTGCCGAAGTTCTCCCACTTGAACCTCCTCTTGCCGATCATATTGATCAAATCTCACAACTCGGCGTCTACTCTCAATCATTGCTAGCCGAATTTGGAGGCCTTTCTGGTTTATTTGAAGAATCTCGCTGGGAGTATTCTCAACCACCGTGGCGGGTCGGTGAACTGGACAACGGCAGTTTGCTCGTCATTACACACCCAAGACCGTGGACCGATGTCGGATGGACCGAGTCATCGCACGTCGATCTTCGGCCTGGCGAAGAATACATCTGGGCCATTCACAGAATCCAAGGGTTCGGGGGCATGTTACTCAATCAAATCTAATATGATATCGATTGGAAGTTGGAAACATAGAAACTTAAACAGGGAATTTATTGCCTCTCGAATGAATGTAGACTCAAATGGAGGTTAATTTGTATTCTCACGAACGCTGTAGTGACTGTGGAGACATCCGCGGCGCTCTCAAACGCAGAAACGTTCGTTTTACGGACAATCACTTTCCCCCGCCCGATCCCGATATTAATGCACTCTCGGGCAACGTTACATATCCCGTCCTGGTCGATGAAGAGCACGCTCCGAAAGGCGTCGTCGGCCACAAAAAAATCCTCGAATGGGTTGAGGAAAACTATAGTGAGTCATCTATACCTTAGGTTATTTGCAGAAAATACAATAATAGACTGCCCGTTCTAACAATAGTATTCACAGACCACACACGACCAATGCAGTCGCTGTGGTGATATCCTCCACGCACTCCAAGACCGGAATATCGAGTACCACGGCCATTATTTCCCACCTGAAGATTCCGATATCGATGCCCTCTCGGGTGACATGCCAGAGCCAGTCCTCGTCGACGAGGAACGATCGCCTGAGGGCATCGTTGGTCACGAAGAAATTCTTGAATGGATTGCGAACGAGTATACGGATTAATAGATGATAGGTATGATTTTGTAATAGTTCGAATGTGACCTAAATTATGGAATTTCATATCTATCACCGCGAACGCCGTAGTAGCTGCAGTGACATTCGACGCGCTGTTCAAGAAATATTGCTCACCCGAAGACCGTGAACGACGGATACCTGAGAGAATCGTGGAGTCTCAGACTGGGGTTGCGTCCTCGTCGTCCTGAGAGGAGGGGGGTGAGTTGCTGTCTTCTAGTCGGCGGATACGTTCGGGAATCGGTGGATGGTCGTAGTGGAACGTCTCGTAGAGTGGATGCGGGAACGGATTGGAGAGGTTTTCGCCGCCGAGGGTCTGCAGCGACGACACCATCGCGTCGACGCCAGCTATCGTCGCGCCGAAGTCATCCGCTTCGCGCTCGAACCGGAGCGAGATCTTGTTTGTCAGCGGCGAAAGCAACTGCATGAGTGGATACAGCCAGAGCAGTGCCAGTGCAAGGCCAGCATAGGTTGCGGTGGTGGGCACGTTGAACATCGCGTACAGCCACTCCGTCGACGTGAGGTACTGTGCAATGGCGAGCACGATTCCGATTTGGAGGATCGAGGCGGCCATGAGCTTCCAGACGTGCTTTTTCTGCCAGTGAGCGAGTTCGTGTGCGAGCACCGCCTGCAGTTCCTCGCGAGTCATCTGTTCGACGAGCGTGTCGAACAGGACCACGCGTTTTGTTCGACCGAATCCAATGAAGTACGCGTTCGATTTCGAAGATCGACGGCTGGCGTCCATCTCATAGAGTTGGCTGAGTTCGAAGCCAGCGCGGTCGAACACGTCGTCGACAGCTTCGCGCAGATCGCCGGAATCGATGGGGTCGAAGTCGTTGAATAGGGGTGCGATGATCCGTGGGTAGACGATTTGGAAGACGAGCATGAAGGCGACGAAGAGTGCGATGCCGCCGAGTGCCCAGAGGTTCGGGAACGATTGGATGATACTTAGCAGCGCCGCTGACAGACCACCAGCGATGGCAGTAGTGAGAAGCAGTGAGACGACGGTGTCACGAACGAACAAGGCGGGCGTCTGTTGGTTGAAGTCGAACAATTCCTCAACGACGAACGTGGCGTACGCGTCGAACGGCTTCTGTATGAGTGTGAGTGCGGCGAAAGCACCAGCGAAGAGCACGGCGCCCTGTGCGAGTGGCGAGAGGGTCGTTGCTTGTAATGCAGTGACGATGTCGGTGAACAACCCCGAATACAGTGTCCCGAGGACCACTAGCATTGTCGTCGTGGTCTGTAAAAGGTTTACGCCGGTCGTTGCACGGTCGTAATCCGCGATTTCCCAAGGATCCTCAACAGCGAAGCGTTCTCGGACCCATGCCGATCGCTGGGCAAGCATCCGTTCTCCGTGCAGGACGTTTACGACGTCGAGCCACGAGAAAAACACGGTCGTGCCAACGAACAGACCGATGAACGCGAGGTGATTGAGTAGCATGGTATGTATACTCATATTTGTCCCGAACATAGTGAACTACCCCACCCTACTCGCTCACCGCCGAGGCGGTTCGCTCCTTGAGGGTGGGGCTTCCTGTTTCCACGACGCGCTTTGCAGACACCCGCGTGTCCGCAGGGAGCGCAGTCTCCACAGGCGTTCGAAAATCGCTATGCGATTTTCGCAGCCCATCAGAATCGCTCTGCGATTCTGAGGACGTTGATTCGGAGTATCCCACTCCTACGTCTTCAAGGCCGCGAGAACGAATATTCCACGCCGCATTCGCGTCCCTATCCGCCTCGAACCCACACGCCGGACACGAATGCTCGCGTACCCACAGCGGTTTATCCGTCTCGACACCGCAGGAGGCACACTCCTTCGTCGTGTCCTTCGGGTCGACCGCGACATAGTGCGTTCCTTCCCGTTTGCACTTGTATTCGAGCATACGGAGGAACGTCCCCCACGCCGCGCCTGCGCGATTCCGTGAGTTACCGGGGAGTTCGACCAGTCCCCTCGCGTCCAAGTCTTCGACCGCCACCAAGTCGTACTCACGGGCGTAGTAGTTCGACAACTTGTGGAGAAAGTCGCGGCGCTTTCGCTTCAACTCGGCGTGGCGTTCAGCCACGACCTTCCTTTGTTCCTCCCAATTGTTCGAGCCGTGTTCTTTCCGCGAGAGGTTGCGTTGGGCGCGTTCGAGTCGTTCGCGCTCGTCGCTGAAGTCGGGACTCTCGATGGCGTATCCGTCGGTGTCGTGGGCGTACTTGCAAATCCCCACGTCGATCCCAACGACTCGCTCTGGATTCTCCGACTTCTCGGGCGTGGCTTCGTCTACGTCGATGCCGAACGTGGCGTACCACTCGCCCGTGGGTTCTCGTTTGACCGTGACCTGTTTGATGGTCGCGTTCTCGGGGATGTCTCTGTGGAGGTGGATCGGGATCTCTCCGATTTTGCTCAACCACAACACGGGCCGACCACTCGTATTCTTGAGCTTGAAGCCGGACTGGTTGTAGGTGAGCGACCGATACTCCCGAGGCGGTTTCCACTTGAGCATCCCCACGGCACGTCCGTTCTCCTTCTGGGCTTTGAGCGTGGAGAGGTTGTCGTAGACGCGCTTGACGACCATCTGCAACACTTTCGAGTGAACGTCCCCGAGGTCATCCCACCACGATTTGAGGTCGGGGAGTTGCCCCTGCACGTCGTAGCGGGCGGGAATGTCGTCTGCCTCGTTGAGCAGGTAGAGGACGTGATTGTACAGTTGCCTGCAAGTATCGACGTGGTGCAGAAGCGTCTCGGTGAGGGCTTCCGGTGGGGCCAGTCGGTACTTGTAGTTGTACTGCATGGTCTACTCGTCTGGGTCGGGTTCGGAGACGCGGACGACTTTTACGTCGGCTCCGCGCCAGCGTTTGGGAACGATGACGTGGGCACTATTGCCCGACGGTTTTGCAGTGCCGTCGAGGACTTCCTCGCCTTCGATTTCAAACCTATCCATCACCGATGTATAGACTATGGATAGACATAAAGGTAGCGGTGGGCCTGTGGGCCGAGCGACGAACGTGTTTGAGACCTGTGCGGCGCTGTATCCCCTCCCTACTGCGCTACTCGCTTCGCTGCGTTGCTCCTTGAGGAAGGGGACTTAGCGCCTAATTCCAGTTAAATAACTCGTTCAGACTGAATAGTTAGAGTGGTGAGTCTGATTGCCCATTACCACTATTCAGTAGCATTGCTTAAGGAGACTGCACGCTAATATTGAGGGATCATACTGGTCAACTCTACTGTCTGGTTCATATGTCCAAGACTATTGTTCAGTGTTACTGGCCAGTAATTCTGGCCAGTATCACTGAGCAATGTTATTATTTAGTGCAACTCGGCAGTGGCACTGTCTCGTCTGACGAGATTATTTATACAGGCAGTGTGACGTGCCAGTACGATGATTTCGTACACCGTCTGGAGCGAGGCCGGCGGAATCGGGAAAACAACCGTTTCAGTATCCCTCGCGGCAGCACACGCCCGAAACGATCAATCCGTTCTCGTCATCGACATGGACCCCCAAGACGGCGGACTCACCCACCACCTCGGCACAGAAGACCACCGAAAAGACCCAGAAGTCGATAACCTCGTCCGACACCTCGTCGAACGCCCCAAAGGCGACTTCGCCAATCTCACACAACAAGTCGAGGACAACATCGACATCATCCCGAGTCACAACATGTTGAGTGACCTCGAACAGAATCTCAATCGCGCCGCAAAAATGGAAGAAAGCATGCACGACGCGAACTTCCGCTGGCCAAAAGAGAAACAACTCCGACGAGTCCTCGCAGACGCAGACATCCCGAACGAATACGACGTCATCATCGTCGACCCACCAGCGACAGTCGGACAACACCTCTACAACGCCGTCTACGCCACCTCGAACCTCGTCATCCCCGCCGAACTCTCACCAAAAGGCAAGCAAAGTGTGGACGGTCTTCGAGACGTCGTTGACGGAATCGAAGAGAAACTCGGCGACATCGAAATCGGTGTCCTCGGTGTCGTGCCGAACAAAGTCTCCGATACGAACCTCCAATCCGAATACGAAAACCGACTCGCAGAACAAGACCTTCCGGTCGCACCAGTCTCGATCCGAGAGCGTGGCTCGATGCTCGGTGAAGCGTGGGAGAACCAAGTCAGTATCTTCCAACTCGCAGAGAACGACGAGTACCGCGACCTCCGGGATTACGAAGAGCAGACACTCGATAAATTCGACCAGCTTGCAAAGTACATCACAGAACAGTTCGAGCAGCCGACGGAGGCACCAGCATGAAATCGGGTGCTTCTGATCCGTTCGCAGATGACCCCTCGGAGTCAGACGATACCCAATCCACTGAGCAAGACTCACCAGACCAATCCTCCAGCTCCACCGACCAGCAATCTGAGCCAGAAGACACATCCAGTAACACTGGACAGTATGACCAACCAGATGGCTCGAGCAGTAACACTGATGGACTGAACCGTTCAGATCTACCGTACACGCTCCGACGAGACAAAGTCAAAGACGAACGCGAGAACGTCCACCAGCTCTTCGTCCAAGACGATACCGACGAGAACGAGAACGATGCGCGACGGCAACTGGAAGACCGCTTCGACGACGACGTCTACAAACTTGACGCACGCGAAGCAATCTATCTTGCGGGCATGCAGAACATCGACGACGCTGAATCCGTCCTCAGAGAGTGGGGCTACGACCTCTAACTGTTTTCCCCCTGTTGTGACCCTCGGGTGAAAGCGAAACCCGCTGTATTGCGACTCATTCCGCAGGAAACGGTGTCTTAGGGAAGGCGCTGTCTTTCACGATCGCCACCAACATTCCATACAGCGATATGTAGTTTATAACTTACCGTGAGAATCTAATTCTATCGATTGCAGTGGTCTCAGACGTCCTCCATGCCAATACTGTCGTGGATGGCCGCACTTGTGATTAGCGCAGGAATCATAAGTAGATTTTAGTGGGTCGCCGCCCTCGGTGACGCACGAAACTCCCCTATCACCGAAAACCGGCTTCTCGACACCAAAACCCGGGAGGAACCAACACAAAACCCACTATGCCCACGCCTACTACTCGACTGCCAACCCGAACAGACCTGCAACTAAGTGAGGCGACGAACCGTGAGTAAGACAGACCAACCGCTCGATAGCCCACTTGACGATTATCTCACCGACAAGAGCAAGGGCAACGATTCGGGGAACTACCGCCGAAACGCCGAGCGTGTCGTCCGAAAGTGGCTGTCTTGGACGCGAGAGAATCGGAGTACGTACACGTTCGCTGCGCTCGATGTCGACGACCTCGAAGCCTACGCTCGTCACTTGAAACGTCGCACGAACGGCACTACCGGTATTGCGCCGTCATCGGCACGGAAGTACTACGATTACGTTCGCGCGTACCTCTCGTGGTGTCAGGCGCGCGCGTACCTCCCGGACAACCCCGCGAAGAAAGCCCGTGCCGAGGAACCGCTGCCCGACGACGACCGGCAGGCCGACCACGAACAGCAGTTCTGGTCGCCCAAGCAGCGAGCGGCCATCATGGCCTACATTTCGAAACGCGCTCATGACGCAATAGACGAACGTGGCTCCGACGCGCTCGCAGAGTCGCGCGACCGAGCGCTCGTCGCAACAATAGGTTACACCGGTGTGCGAGGCGCAGAAGTACTGAAGGCTCCCGGAAACAACGACGCGCGTCGAACGGGGATTCGCTGGTCGGACGTTGATCTCGACGGCGGCACGATGCACATTCTGGAAAAAGGACAGCAGCAGTACCGGGATACGAGTGCCCCCAAGCAAGCCACGTCGGTGCTCGAACGCTGGAAACAAATGTTCGACCCGCCGAACGAGGAGTGGCCGGTGTTTCCTTCGTTCCACGGGCCTTCGATATCCGCTGCCGCGAACGCGGGGTTGGAAGCCGACGGATACAGTGAGGACGAAATCGCGTCGATTCGCGCCGATGCGACTGCACTCGAGGTCTGCTACGGGTACGACGTCGCCCCGCCCGCACTGACGACTGCCGGAGCGAGGACGCTGCTGCAACGCCTCTCGAAGGAGGCCGACATACCGGGACTCGACACCGAGAGCGGCGAGTACCTCGAACTTCACGGGGGGCGTCGCGGTGCTGGCAGCACGCTCGTTCGCCAGAAAGGGTGGGAACAGGCTCAAAAGCACCTGCTCCACGCCGACCCAAAGACGACGATGGATGCGTATTCGCACATCTCGGCGGAGGAGACAGCCGAAGCGGCAGGAGAAGCGTTCGACGAAGCCGAGAAGTGACGGGAGCGTCCTGTATCGGATGGACCCGAAAGTGCGTTCGGGACTGTCCGGCGGTATTGGCGGCCGACGTATCGACGTGCGTGGCCCTGGCGTTGGCCAACTGAACGGCGTGGCAAAGAGTGAGGACTGCGGATCCGGACAGACATAAACTTCATAATGATGTATCCAGGGAAGGTGTCTACTGGACCACAACCTCGGAAGATGGTTCTGATGCGCGCCTTATTTCCGCATATATTTAGGGGTATTAAATAGAGACTTCATGCTAGGTCTTACGAGGCGGACAAAAAGAAGAGATTAGCTACCCGACAAGGAACTGGGTGGAGCAACTCCAAACCAAGAGCGGGCAAATACTCGATGACACCAAGTAGAAGCCCGATAACGACCAATGCTGGCCATAAAAAACGAAGCAAACGAATGTTCGCTGGGGCTTGGTTCTGGGTCTACAATATAGAACCCAAAGATAAACCAAGCAACTATCAGCATCTGTGAAACTAACGGATAGCGGGGAAGCAGTACGAGGGGAACTGCGACTCTCGCCTCTGAAACGGAGCTTTGTCGGACAATGACCGTTGCAATCGACATCACGACCGGGGCATGGGTGTGTGGAGGTAATGTCAATGGTAATCGTCTCAAAGCTTCGAGTTGAAGCAACCGAGTTGCACGTCAATTGCTGCATGGATATTAAATACGCAGGAACCATACTATAAGAGAATGACTTGGCCTGAATTCGACGTTCATCCGAATCCAGAGGAGTATGTAACCACCTACGATTTCATGGAATTACCGACGACGAGTGCAGACCACCGATTTGAGGTACGTGTGGAGAAAGTGGCCGAGTTTTCTCAAACCCATCCGGGAACGTTCTGCATCTCGCTTACTAATACGGGTACCGAAACACTTCGGACGATGTTTGGTATTACACCACCATTCTCTCGGTACTTTGGCACAAATCAGTCTGATAAGCAACTCGTAGTTATTCCTCTCCATTCCCGCGATACAAGCGTAAACAAAGAGCGACTCGTGCCAGACGAACCACCATGGCGAGCCGTGGAGGACTTCGATATCCCGCAAGTTGGTACCACTATAATCTTAGATGCAGGCGAGTCTGTTTCCGACGAGTACGCCATTCTTCTGCCAACTGGTTTGACCTCAGAGTATCATTCTGGGCAGTACCAATTCTCGGATCAGGTGAAATTCCAGTTGCCCGATGAAGAACGGTTAAACAATAAATTCGAATGGTCGTTTACTGTCGAGATTGAGCCTCAGTCGAAGGTCAATTAGGGTGTCGTCGTAAGGTTCCACCGCTGTTCGATTTCTGCGAGGATGGTCGCTTTCGACTTTCCGCCGTAGTCGCTCTTATGTATTCCTGCGATTTCCGCTGTGTCTGAGTCTGAGTCAAGAAGCCGGAAGTGCGGTCCACCAGAGTCTCCGCCTTCATTGTCCGCTTTGGTGAGGAAGTAGGTGTCGTTCGTATTCGTGACTGCCCCTTCTTTTAGGCCTGAACCGAGTCCTTGTTTCTTGAGTGGGTCTCCGTTCTGTGCAGCGTCTTCCAACCAATCTTTTTGCACAGTTCCGCCGATGTTTGGCCCACGGTAGTTGTCGTCCCCGGTATCTGCGAACCCGCCGTATGTGCTGATTCCACCTGTCGTCCGAATCATCGCAGCATCAAACTCGGAACCGTGTTTGAAATAATCCAAATCTGTTGCCCCAATGTAGTTGGGATCGCTCTCACCGGGGGCGTTCTGCGCACCAGGTTGGTAGCAGCGTGGTCCGTGGTTCGAGACAACATGGCCACAGGTCAACAGTGCCATCTCTTCGTCCTTATTATCCCACACCGGTGTTCCGAGTGTCGCAGGGCCTTCAGTGGTGCCAAAGGTCGCGGCTGCCCCAGCAGGGACACCGGGATTTCGGTATCTGTACTCGTACCACTGTTCTTGTTCCGGGGAGCGAACCACCTTGATTGGGACAGGGGGAACCTCTTCGGCGACTTCGGTCCCGCGCCCAGCGATGCCAGACATATTGGCTGGCAGGGTTTCTTTCACATCACTGAGGGGAACGGAAACTTCGGCATTCGCAACTTCTTCGCGTTCCTCATACGGGTAATGAACAACGATTTGGCTTTGACTTCCGGAGTGTCCCTTGACGTGTCGAACCGTCGCAGAGATGCTGCGGTGTGGTTCAGAGGAAACAGTTGGGAGCTGTTGTTCAAGTTGGCGTCGAGCGTCGTGTGCTCCATCTATCTGCACCCACACTGACCGCGGGATTGACCCGTAGACAGGTTCCCGAACCGGGGCAGCGTTGTTATGCCGCACTTCGTCTGGATTCGTAACCCGCAGACTGTACAATCTGGGCACTTCGTCTTCCGGATTACCGGTAACCGATGCGAGCGCGTCTTTCGTCATGAATTTCAACGCGGCTCCTGAAACCCCAAGACTGGAAAGTGCCGAGAGGAATCGCCGTCGCCCCATCTTTGATAACTTGTCTGTGCCGTTCTTCGAACCGCGGTTTATTTCCCTATCTATACATGAAGAAAAATATTGAGAACCATTATAAAACTATCTTAAATATAGTTACATTATCTGGGCTAGTGTCCTAGCAATGGCCCCAGTTGTTCCAATCACGAAATCAACTCAGTAGATCTAAGGGGCACCGTCTAGCTTAACTTCTGCGCAGAGGAGCGTCTTGTATGGACACAACCGTTACAACCTGTTCACTTCTCAAACTGCGCTAACTAGACAACGCCACCCAAGGTTTCGAATAGATTTACCGTGTAGAATCAAGTAGAGATGGAAGCTCGGGTCGGACGATTAACTGACGCATATCTTGTTGGAATCGAACTGCGAAACCGAATTCAAAGAGGACAATCTCTTTCCGAAGTACTTCAAGCAGTTGATGGCCCGTTCGACAGGCTCGACGATGGCTATCCAGAGTGGCATCCCGCATCCTTCTCATTCCATGGAGTACTCAAGTTGTT is drawn from Halorussus halophilus and contains these coding sequences:
- a CDS encoding tyrosine-type recombinase/integrase yields the protein MSKTDQPLDSPLDDYLTDKSKGNDSGNYRRNAERVVRKWLSWTRENRSTYTFAALDVDDLEAYARHLKRRTNGTTGIAPSSARKYYDYVRAYLSWCQARAYLPDNPAKKARAEEPLPDDDRQADHEQQFWSPKQRAAIMAYISKRAHDAIDERGSDALAESRDRALVATIGYTGVRGAEVLKAPGNNDARRTGIRWSDVDLDGGTMHILEKGQQQYRDTSAPKQATSVLERWKQMFDPPNEEWPVFPSFHGPSISAAANAGLEADGYSEDEIASIRADATALEVCYGYDVAPPALTTAGARTLLQRLSKEADIPGLDTESGEYLELHGGRRGAGSTLVRQKGWEQAQKHLLHADPKTTMDAYSHISAEETAEAAGEAFDEAEK
- a CDS encoding trypsin-like serine peptidase — protein: MTKDALASVTGNPEDEVPRLYSLRVTNPDEVRHNNAAPVREPVYGSIPRSVWVQIDGAHDARRQLEQQLPTVSSEPHRSISATVRHVKGHSGSQSQIVVHYPYEEREEVANAEVSVPLSDVKETLPANMSGIAGRGTEVAEEVPPVPIKVVRSPEQEQWYEYRYRNPGVPAGAAATFGTTEGPATLGTPVWDNKDEEMALLTCGHVVSNHGPRCYQPGAQNAPGESDPNYIGATDLDYFKHGSEFDAAMIRTTGGISTYGGFADTGDDNYRGPNIGGTVQKDWLEDAAQNGDPLKKQGLGSGLKEGAVTNTNDTYFLTKADNEGGDSGGPHFRLLDSDSDTAEIAGIHKSDYGGKSKATILAEIEQRWNLTTTP
- a CDS encoding ParA family protein → MISYTVWSEAGGIGKTTVSVSLAAAHARNDQSVLVIDMDPQDGGLTHHLGTEDHRKDPEVDNLVRHLVERPKGDFANLTQQVEDNIDIIPSHNMLSDLEQNLNRAAKMEESMHDANFRWPKEKQLRRVLADADIPNEYDVIIVDPPATVGQHLYNAVYATSNLVIPAELSPKGKQSVDGLRDVVDGIEEKLGDIEIGVLGVVPNKVSDTNLQSEYENRLAEQDLPVAPVSIRERGSMLGEAWENQVSIFQLAENDEYRDLRDYEEQTLDKFDQLAKYITEQFEQPTEAPA